The following are from one region of the Carnobacterium gallinarum DSM 4847 genome:
- a CDS encoding MurR/RpiR family transcriptional regulator, which produces MLFLEKVPDLSSFDLQIYKYVSENIDKIIYMRIRDLAEATHTSTASILRFTKKFDCSGFSEFKVKLQLYAAEKALEVVDDVDEMSYIDFLTRAMQPSYKQKIQRAVELLANKELVVFLGSGSSEIMAQYGSLYFSNLFTLALRIEDPSNYPIEFLSQKFSEQICIIALSVSGETQEVTNYLKHLNTSHCKVISITNSENSTIAKLSDLNIPYYINRETIKKDREHPDKTIELTSQLPAVYTIEAIAKAVRNSLVAEKN; this is translated from the coding sequence ATGTTATTTCTTGAAAAAGTACCAGATTTAAGCTCTTTTGATTTGCAAATCTATAAATACGTTTCCGAAAACATCGATAAGATTATTTACATGCGCATTCGTGATTTAGCAGAAGCCACTCATACAAGCACTGCGAGTATTTTGCGTTTTACTAAAAAATTTGACTGTAGTGGATTTTCAGAATTTAAAGTGAAATTGCAACTTTATGCAGCAGAAAAAGCTTTAGAAGTAGTAGATGATGTTGATGAAATGAGTTACATTGATTTTTTAACACGAGCGATGCAGCCTAGCTACAAACAAAAAATCCAACGGGCAGTGGAACTCCTTGCCAATAAAGAATTAGTTGTCTTTTTAGGTTCAGGATCATCAGAAATCATGGCACAATATGGTTCCCTTTATTTCTCAAATCTCTTCACATTAGCTTTGCGAATTGAGGATCCGTCTAACTATCCAATTGAATTTTTATCACAGAAGTTTTCAGAACAAATCTGTATCATCGCTCTGTCAGTTTCAGGTGAAACGCAGGAGGTGACAAACTACTTAAAGCATCTAAATACAAGCCACTGTAAAGTCATTTCCATTACCAATAGCGAAAATTCTACAATTGCAAAATTATCAGATTTAAATATTCCCTACTATATTAATCGGGAAACTATAAAAAAAGATCGTGAGCATCCAGATAAAACCATTGAATTAACCTCACAATTACCAGCTGTTTATACAATTGAAGCAATTGCGAAGGCGGTTCGGAATTCATTAGTAGCAGAAAAAAACTAA
- a CDS encoding GntR family transcriptional regulator — MKSKGLLYVEIANTIKNNILEGIYPVGSQIPTENELEKQFEVSKITVRKAIEILSGEGYLEKKSGKGTTVLSNRLFNKLSKAASFSSMIEEKGHHLSKEILAVEKIKVDPKESEIIAAFGEEAYKLTRFYRLDHEPYIYFEHYLPMLGEEAVLAEIGEISLYKWLANYQKLVSKFQDSFAVAPAESKIQELLQTESPYLLKRIRRSYGQSGEIIEISHAMYDTDKYPYMIEYEI; from the coding sequence ATGAAATCAAAGGGATTACTTTACGTTGAGATTGCGAATACAATCAAAAATAATATCTTGGAGGGCATCTATCCTGTAGGTAGCCAAATTCCAACTGAGAATGAGTTAGAAAAACAGTTTGAAGTTAGCAAAATTACTGTTAGAAAAGCGATTGAAATTCTTTCAGGTGAAGGTTATTTAGAGAAGAAAAGTGGTAAGGGGACTACTGTTTTAAGCAATCGTCTATTTAATAAATTATCAAAGGCGGCTTCCTTTTCAAGTATGATTGAGGAAAAGGGACATCATTTAAGCAAAGAGATTTTAGCTGTTGAAAAAATAAAAGTGGATCCTAAAGAGTCAGAAATTATTGCTGCATTTGGTGAAGAAGCCTATAAGTTAACACGTTTTTATCGTTTAGATCATGAGCCTTATATTTACTTTGAACATTATTTGCCGATGCTAGGTGAAGAAGCTGTGTTAGCTGAGATTGGTGAGATTTCTTTATATAAATGGTTAGCAAATTATCAAAAATTAGTCAGTAAATTTCAAGATAGCTTTGCTGTTGCCCCAGCGGAGTCCAAAATACAAGAACTACTGCAAACTGAAAGCCCCTATTTATTAAAACGTATTCGACGCTCGTACGGTCAGTCAGGTGAAATTATTGAGATTTCTCATGCGATGTATGATACAGATAAGTATCCTTACATGATTGAATATGAGATTTAG
- a CDS encoding BglG family transcription antiterminator: MQVQLSKREIKLILALLDTEASVTTTTIKLATQFQVSVRTIKYDLENVKIWFEQKGTPLSTQRNKGTWLEMTTSKRIELKNEILQVERYDLFPDQEIRANQIITLLCLQNEFITTLELADRLEVSKNTIVADLERVEQIVGAYELVLVRKNYFGYTLDGPEHQIRLLLEAVIQKEITDYDIYTIMNYITEQRNAPNTNALKLAMQTDMLKIYQATVYEISQIMSQEMMEQFNYSEILSIILRVTLATARMTINRTIHSYKILGNHQLLAENQELPYLLMKQVFDLYHFPILEDEYIYICSDVLMVYEEKNIAELTRNMIELVSEKEQLPFNEDKQLFTNLFAHLSLKLHKKYLFVNEYNPFIDDIKARYPTLFKSIMEASAQEISKSVSITNDSFIAYIALHFLVSYEKLSINRSVARIVYVCSTGLGVTSLIQQRIMEEVANVEIASFASVLKVKEVIQAENPDLVVSIFPIENLQVPFIKVNPIPTKSDIQAIKKTVEEILTTSGNAMSSLPRLVARRQVPNKTGNEDQSRDLILKGFVVYEELKKHFSQRIQIGYEEAFLLHVFMMVHRIYFDSQYDNEGNVAPDSLIQFEEEVTAIESIFAKNDLTINKAEITALLQYISN; encoded by the coding sequence ATGCAGGTGCAATTGTCCAAAAGAGAAATTAAATTAATTCTAGCGTTATTAGATACGGAAGCCTCTGTTACAACAACTACAATCAAATTAGCTACACAATTCCAAGTCAGTGTCCGCACCATTAAGTATGATTTGGAGAATGTGAAAATATGGTTTGAACAAAAAGGAACACCCTTATCCACACAAAGAAATAAAGGCACTTGGTTAGAAATGACAACGTCAAAGCGTATCGAATTAAAAAATGAGATTCTGCAAGTAGAGCGTTACGATTTATTTCCAGATCAAGAAATTCGAGCAAATCAGATTATTACCTTGCTGTGCCTACAAAATGAATTCATTACAACGTTAGAGTTAGCGGATCGATTAGAAGTAAGTAAGAATACGATTGTCGCTGATTTAGAACGTGTGGAACAGATTGTTGGTGCATACGAATTAGTTTTAGTTCGCAAAAATTATTTTGGGTATACTCTTGATGGTCCAGAACATCAAATTCGGTTATTGTTAGAAGCTGTCATCCAAAAAGAAATAACGGATTACGACATTTATACAATTATGAATTATATAACGGAACAAAGAAATGCTCCAAATACCAATGCGTTAAAGCTAGCAATGCAAACAGATATGTTAAAAATTTATCAAGCAACTGTTTATGAAATCTCACAAATCATGAGTCAAGAAATGATGGAGCAATTCAATTATAGTGAAATTCTATCAATTATTTTGCGTGTGACTTTAGCGACAGCACGGATGACCATTAATCGAACGATTCATAGCTATAAGATTCTTGGAAATCATCAATTGTTAGCAGAAAATCAAGAGTTGCCTTACTTATTAATGAAGCAAGTTTTTGATTTGTATCATTTTCCCATTCTTGAAGATGAATATATTTACATTTGTAGTGATGTGTTGATGGTCTATGAGGAAAAAAATATTGCTGAGTTAACCCGTAATATGATTGAGCTGGTAAGCGAGAAAGAACAATTGCCTTTCAATGAAGATAAGCAATTGTTTACGAATTTATTTGCTCACCTTTCATTAAAGTTGCATAAAAAGTATCTTTTTGTTAATGAATACAATCCTTTTATTGATGATATTAAAGCAAGGTATCCTACGTTGTTTAAGAGCATTATGGAGGCCTCAGCACAAGAAATCTCTAAATCCGTTTCAATCACAAATGATTCTTTTATTGCCTACATCGCACTACATTTTTTAGTTTCATATGAGAAATTATCCATTAATCGCAGTGTAGCACGAATTGTTTATGTTTGTTCAACAGGTTTAGGTGTGACGAGTCTGATTCAACAGCGCATTATGGAAGAAGTTGCTAATGTTGAAATTGCTAGCTTTGCATCAGTTTTAAAGGTAAAAGAAGTCATCCAAGCGGAAAATCCAGATTTAGTTGTCAGCATTTTTCCAATTGAAAACTTGCAAGTCCCATTTATTAAAGTGAACCCGATTCCAACCAAATCGGATATTCAGGCGATAAAAAAGACGGTTGAAGAAATCTTAACTACATCAGGCAATGCTATGAGTAGTTTGCCACGATTGGTAGCAAGACGACAAGTTCCTAATAAAACAGGTAACGAAGACCAAAGTCGTGATTTGATTCTAAAAGGGTTTGTCGTATATGAAGAGTTAAAAAAGCATTTTAGCCAGCGAATCCAGATTGGATATGAAGAAGCCTTTCTATTACACGTATTTATGATGGTGCATCGAATTTATTTTGATTCCCAATATGATAACGAAGGCAATGTTGCCCCAGATAGTTTGATTCAATTTGAAGAAGAGGTTACAGCCATTGAAAGCATATTTGCTAAAAATGATTTGACCATTAATAAAGCTGAAATTACGGCCTTATTACAATATATTAGCAATTGA
- a CDS encoding transcriptional regulator, whose translation MEHKLITEAVKGILTEAQYPVETEAILHFALNKMEEQGIYPTEVQLVVLTNHLGEMVRRSNENEAIMKVDPAMFSEVSTEALAISEDIMNEIGNLAIDEKYVLSIHFETAKQNTAN comes from the coding sequence TTGGAACATAAGTTGATAACAGAGGCGGTTAAGGGGATTCTTACAGAGGCCCAATATCCAGTTGAAACAGAAGCAATTTTGCATTTTGCTTTAAACAAGATGGAAGAACAGGGAATTTACCCAACGGAAGTACAATTAGTTGTACTGACTAATCATTTAGGTGAGATGGTTCGTCGTTCAAATGAAAATGAAGCAATTATGAAAGTCGATCCTGCTATGTTTAGTGAAGTCTCTACAGAAGCATTAGCTATTTCAGAAGATATTATGAATGAAATTGGCAATCTAGCAATTGATGAAAAGTATGTTTTATCGATTCATTTTGAAACAGCAAAACAAAATACAGCAAACTAA